A region of the Channa argus isolate prfri chromosome 3, Channa argus male v1.0, whole genome shotgun sequence genome:
CTGTCTTACAATAGGTGGTTCCAATATTTAAAGCGAAAAatcataaatattacattatctGTGGACAAATAAAGTGTAAACGTGAGGATTTAGTGAGGAAAATATAAATAGTCCTTACTGCAAATAGAAACACTAGGTAGAAGTTTTAACACCAACTTGCACAATTTGACTCGATTTGTTTAAAAGGTTCCCTCCTCTGCCAAATTGCTCATTAATcaaaagttttcattttaatgcacattgaatattctgttattttccTGTGCTTTTTAGGCTTTGTGAGTGTGCTGTCATAGCTTGAAACCTCTGGAGGTTATATTGAAATCCAAATACGTTCTGTGATATATTGTACACTACAGTTGTGACACATTGATGATTGTAACGGTAGCTGACACTGTCACAGATATATTAGACAACAAAAGCAATAGAGAGGACACAATATTACATTAGTGATGGCATTTATTTCATGGCTGCTGCATTCCATTACATGCAGGTGTACATTTCTAGTCACATGGTGTAGTAGgacaaatcaaatatttaagttttatctcaacatttttaataaaacagctgCTTCCCATATGGGCTTCAGTAGGTTGTGCTTCTTAGACTGGCAGCAACTGTGTCCAAAGACTGTCCAATAAAGTAATCAAACATATTTGGTAAGGAAAAGACTTTTATGAAATGCTCGGAACAAAGGAATTTGTGGTCTGCAATCCTTCTCAAAGTCCGCCAAACTCTTTGGCGCCAGCTTGCTGTCCACCAGCTGTGATGCGGCTGAGAGGAATGAGCTTCATGGTGGTCTCTTTTAGCGAGTACCAGCGGTTGTGCCATGTGACCCAAATGATGCCGTTATCGAAGCCGAATTCCCCGGCATCCTTTTCTGTGTATCTTCCGCCTGTATGAAGAGAACACAACCAGTTTATAGTGGACCTCGAATGATTTTAAACTGATGCATGTGCTTGGATAATGGCTTTGTCTTCGCCACTAACCATGCAAATGACAACCAGTTTGACGCTGGTATTAACCTCGTGGTCTTACCCTGGTAGTATTTGCCGTTCAAATGTGCAGCATGACATCTATTCATCCACCAGCCAGAGCCGTCCTGCCGAGCACAGCTGCCATCATACTTGTCGTTGTCCTTGTCGTGGGTACTGAACTGGATTCCATTGTGTGATGTGTAGAACTTGTCACTGACATCATCTCCAAAATCATAGCCATCGAATGCATCTCCAGCGTCACCGCCAAGGTAAAAACTATACGTCAGGCGGTACATGTCAGCCTCTGGTCCCAATCTGAACGTATGGTAGTCTGCATACCTGGAGAAAGGAGGCCACAAAGAGGAATGTGGAATGTAGCGTTAGCTTCTGGTACCTCTCCTgagttatttttcttcttcaaatAAAACCCCATGACTGGGGTCATGTTTGCCTTATCAATGAGGCTCTTTGCTCTCTTATTACATAATCTGTTATCATCGATGTGCATGTACCTTTTTTGGCCGTCCCAGTCAACAAGTTCTATCCTCAGCACAGTTGGAACAGTTGAACTCGTAGTCAGAAGATGGATCTTATCGTTGCCGAGCCAGAACTCTGTGGTGTCATCTGGAGAGAGATAGCCAAAGCCCTCCTTGTACTGGATCCAGTTCTTGTTGAAGTCCACACTACCATCACGTCTCTGTGAAAAGTGTTCATTCATTAATATTTAAGACAGGACAATATATTCATGATTGTTTCATGTAGCCAAGAGTGATTTGCTAAGGAACTGTATCAAAAGTATTAgtaaggaaaatgaaaatggtgagggttgtgtttatgtgtttttgtccctaaaaaaaaagagtgtagTGTGAGTGAAgggacatctttttttttaatctaactgtatttttatactttaaggTATCACATTTATCAGGTAATTGATGTACTGCAACAcgttttgatattgttttaaaatttaagaCTAATGTTGTTTAAACCTTTATTGAGTTTcttgaatttagtttttgtagCTCAGCACGTCGTTTCCATCCCTCCCTCACTGATAATTTCTGTACTGTCCCTAATAGTATTAATGGCTGATAGCTTTCAGGATTAGCAAATTAGAAAGGACAAAAGTTTTAGTGAGCATTAAGTTTTGCATTggttatgaaataaaatatcgGAATCATTCAgttcaagataaaaaaaaccttttgattAAGTGGGATTTACCCTCTGTATGACTGTGAAGCCACGTCCAAAGCTGTCGATCTCACAGTAGACCAGGAACTGCTTAGTAGCTTTCACTGGCTTGATTAAGTAGAGACCACTGGTAGTGGCACCTTTGTTTGCAACATCCTGGCAGTCTGATAAATGAAGAAGACGAAAAATCAAAGccaaacattattaaatatggCTAAAAAAGTTTAGCTGAATAAATATCGTGTTGTCTTGGGCTGACTGGTGCTGCTTGCAATACACTCAAGCTAATCTAAAGTTGATAAGAGAAGTATTTTATAATACATTCACAACTTATTACAAATAcatctgtttacattttattgatgcAGAATATTGATTTTAGTCTCTGACTAAACACTGAACAGGGACAAATGTTCAGATGAGACAGGATTGAGAAACCTCTTACGAAATGGGAATGGCCTGAAGGTCACACtcgaatgttttttttttttttttttttttttacctgtccCTGTAAGAGGTTGGATGTCAACTGTATCTTTGCAGGGCTCACTGCACTTCTGCTGCAACTGAGCGGAGATTTGCTTCAAGTCTGCCATTTTCCTCTCATTGGATGAAAGTACATTCTGAAGTTCCCTGGATAGAGAGAATATGAGTTAATGCATCCTATTTCATGTCTTAATGAGAGATGGAGATGTTTAACAGTATTTAATAAGTGATCTAGGTTcagtttaattttcatttagtttttttctttatgtcagCACTGGGTCTCTACAGGACGCAAAGTATTTGGGTAATAGAGAAATGCCCCATGACTTGAGTTCAGTCCCAACTGTGTGGGTGAGAAGTCTGGTGTGCATTGACCCGAAAGGCGTAGGAGTTGGGGTTAGCAGAGTTACTATCTCAAAATACTCTACTCCAAGAAAAGGTTTACATCCAAAACTAAGTAGAAGCATTTGATACTTTATAGTACTATATACTACACAAACCCACAATTATTTACAAACTGCTTTTGAATGAGAGGTTTATTCTGTGTAGTTTATTCGGCTGTCCCATTAATGTAGAGGACAAAAGTACCAGTATTTTAAAgttatacatttaaagaaatctttagTTACTCGGCATAAACTTACTTTATTTGTTGTTCGTGTACAACAATGGTACTTTCAAATCGGCGAATATCGTCTAATATACTTGAAGACTTTTTCAAGTGtacatctgaaataaaaaaaatcggTTTTAGTCACAAACAATGGATGTTCTTATTTCTAGaggacaattaaaaaatatatgaataaatgttgactaaattattttaatgaggaTTTTACTCAAATTCACAAGAAAACCAACTGACAAAAGGATCATATTAATACTCAAAAGCAGGTATGTGAAGATGGGTGTTAGCAAATTAGGTGTGTTACCTTGTTGGGAACTCTTTTGAAATGAACTAGTGGAATCTTTAAGGAAATCAGCTTGTTCTTCAGCCCCCTGGGTCAAATTAGCGATTGTTTCCAGCTGTCTTTGCAAATTGTCCAAATCCCTGTTCACTCCAGGCATATACCTGAGCAGGTAATCAGCCACTCCACATGTAGTGGGACAATACTTTCCCTACATACAGAAtgagcaagtaaaaaaaaacaaaaacaatactaaTAGTGTCCCCATACACCAGA
Encoded here:
- the fgg gene encoding fibrinogen gamma chain; protein product: MAPSVLAIAGGLLLLVSFSSAQTRGDSTGSCTPNDGFGKYCPTTCGVADYLLRYMPGVNRDLDNLQRQLETIANLTQGAEEQADFLKDSTSSFQKSSQQDVHLKKSSSILDDIRRFESTIVVHEQQIKELQNVLSSNERKMADLKQISAQLQQKCSEPCKDTVDIQPLTGTDCQDVANKGATTSGLYLIKPVKATKQFLVYCEIDSFGRGFTVIQRRRDGSVDFNKNWIQYKEGFGYLSPDDTTEFWLGNDKIHLLTTSSTVPTVLRIELVDWDGQKRYADYHTFRLGPEADMYRLTYSFYLGGDAGDAFDGYDFGDDVSDKFYTSHNGIQFSTHDKDNDKYDGSCARQDGSGWWMNRCHAAHLNGKYYQGGRYTEKDAGEFGFDNGIIWVTWHNRWYSLKETTMKLIPLSRITAGGQQAGAKEFGGL